Proteins from a single region of Runella sp. SP2:
- a CDS encoding LytTR family DNA-binding domain-containing protein produces the protein MTILLIEDDPFWQIKILLMLEEANILEVTSTGSLKEAQDFLSETQPDLVLADVMLPDGLSYDLFKGLKRDYPVIFLTGYPQDEFLKNALSLPNTSFLVKPFHPFTLLGMVHAMVPENAPDDAPKGISLPGRFRQKIFLAFDSLLYIEADGNYVHIYTAERNYIFKRTLRAILFDLDKRFVQVHRAFVVNKNYVKRLDLSAQQIIVQGKSIPVGRSFRQDVIEMFEQ, from the coding sequence ATGACTATCCTACTTATTGAAGATGATCCCTTTTGGCAAATAAAGATTTTGCTGATGTTAGAAGAAGCAAATATATTGGAGGTAACCAGTACAGGGTCACTCAAAGAAGCGCAAGATTTTTTGAGTGAAACCCAACCAGATTTGGTTTTAGCTGATGTAATGTTGCCTGATGGATTGAGCTATGATTTGTTCAAAGGCTTGAAACGAGACTATCCTGTTATATTTTTAACGGGTTATCCACAGGATGAATTTCTTAAAAATGCGTTATCATTACCAAATACTTCTTTCTTAGTAAAACCATTTCATCCTTTTACATTATTGGGTATGGTTCATGCCATGGTGCCAGAAAACGCACCTGATGATGCCCCTAAAGGGATAAGTTTGCCTGGGAGATTTCGGCAAAAAATATTTTTAGCTTTCGATAGCTTACTTTACATAGAAGCCGATGGAAATTATGTGCACATATATACGGCAGAGCGTAATTATATTTTTAAGCGAACATTACGGGCTATCTTATTCGATTTGGATAAAAGATTTGTGCAGGTACACAGAGCATTTGTCGTCAATAAAAACTATGTAAAACGCCTCGATTTGTCAGCACAGCAAATTATTGTTCAGGGGAAGTCAATACCCGTTGGTCGTTCTTTTCGGCAGGATGTTATTGAAATGTTTGAGCAATAG
- a CDS encoding AraC family transcriptional regulator, protein MNSNLISSPSDVSKKQTLTVRLQIEQKDTAMLLSFLLSEQISFEFAYQPHTSLIPVISIPKTPPASLTNTNEINPTPVFAKMSSLEKIKWAYEFYILQKHLGAIPSEIEISAKLKIAPSLFRILFKRNYGKGFYQLYLEKRMEYASELLRRGLKCNEVAKMVGYSNNSAIKFNKMFQKHFGMTPKTYQREHIN, encoded by the coding sequence ATGAACAGCAACCTTATCTCATCCCCAAGTGATGTTTCTAAAAAGCAAACCTTAACTGTACGTCTTCAAATTGAGCAAAAAGATACAGCGATGCTTCTTTCCTTTTTGCTTTCAGAACAGATTTCATTTGAATTTGCGTACCAACCACATACTTCGCTGATACCTGTTATTTCTATTCCCAAAACACCACCCGCTTCTTTAACCAACACAAACGAAATAAACCCTACCCCCGTTTTTGCTAAGATGAGCAGTCTTGAAAAAATAAAATGGGCTTACGAGTTTTATATCCTACAGAAGCACTTGGGAGCTATCCCTTCAGAAATAGAAATATCCGCAAAGCTAAAGATCGCTCCAAGTCTTTTTCGTATTCTTTTTAAACGAAACTACGGCAAAGGATTTTACCAGCTTTACCTCGAAAAACGCATGGAATATGCCAGCGAGCTGCTACGTAGAGGTCTAAAATGCAATGAAGTAGCCAAGATGGTGGGTTACAGCAATAATTCAGCCATCAAATTCAATAAGATGTTTCAAAAGCATTTTGGCATGACCCCTAAAACATATCAGCGTGAACACATTAATTAA
- a CDS encoding SdrD B-like domain-containing protein, with protein MKTQKLYLPVIGYIVLLLQCTVNYLVRAQTPVVGVPCYVNGSHTNANNSTQDAFVGVYYNAGQGSNSLSSGASAVSHLANFGQIGATWGTAFDVRINSFYAAAALKRHSGYGPNGSGAIYVIPASSSTPTASLLIDLNGKTGQLPNGSSVTINTGASNDHGTLGAFSDPNADNPAYALAGKSGLGDMDISPTRNTLWVVNLRDRQLIEVNISNSSNPTVGKVYPINATSTGVTPTDGELRPWGLEVTSDGSVYLGVVASAENVTPAAPTTSGPIDLSSTTNRESVSNRAKLKGYVFKLDKTTGNFTQVVAIDLNYARGNPGVGNNNTAEWVPWYDDYTNGIPNIGDGYFQLYPQPLIADLEILDDGSMLISLMDRHGLQTGSEGNTQPGTSNTDERVRASGDVVRVLSSGGGSWSSTISNYYGDAMSNLENEAALGGIAYKSGSNEFIGVTVDPVASNSNGLTVMSLAGTMIDNQDLVSYNGGAGVGANPLLGSKGLALGDVEIGNVGDPEPCVVPSTIGAAVSAPSCSGATADNNGAIVLNSINNADRYGISTGATYSGPTYSTATAIVSFPSTLQNNIPNTGGTYTIRFFNGADNCTKDTTITVAAVTCTATCSITVKPMVSGCYQNNGSKATVSVEVAWQNAPAGETITVTGPAGSVPATRTITPGSISVNYGFGATGSQTIVSPQVIAFEIPANGASGLSVSANFSTTTSCSVTSTTFSAPAACEPLVCGANQTGGSVFFDYNADGIKQTGETQGLEGVTVKAFDCNGALVSTTTTDFNGKYVFTGLAAGSYPIRVEFSNLPSIYGNGTVNGADGRTTVQFVTAADCNVDLGVLDPNDYCQTNPLVFVPCFVNGDPLAGGDAGTMDATVMFDYANTGLPNQTGGGYVAPSHIANAVQVGTLWGTAYNRFTKRIFQSAILKRHAGLGPDGIAAIYVTDLTNPASPVVSSFINVKNDLNIDVEDAGSPVLSNAARLLPANRADASNDPSVISQIGKVGIGDIDLSEDGNMFWFVNVYDKKLYSVNISAYNADGTTKPTAADAIGYTIPNPGCVAGVARPFGLKIVDGNAYVGVVCDGSISQNKSDLRAYVYKLTGSTWSTVFDFPLTYPKGPADTHPSVRAVTGWFPWTDDWSTYIATLRDMGGNIYSWTYPMPMLTDIEFDIDGSMILGFGDRAGLIGGSVNYAPTGNSPLYSTTSGGDFLRAYYSNGTYILENAAKAGPTTGSNPTNDQGPGFGEFYDENLTWSYNGGNIELAHAETALGALALRPGSGEIVTTAMDPVGGYNVPADWSSNPFDAGGVIKANNQTGAKNGGYVVYQGIRNKGLFGKSTGLGDIELGCSIPTYLELGNYVWNDANKNGVQDPCEKALKDINVTLYKGTTKIATTKTGTNGEYYFSSKSTLTTGTWEGTGADTTLLPNTAYKLVFGEGQLVAGKLTVAGLGQFDVTLKDATASNGNDQNDSDAEVISGAFCINLTTGNAGSVNHTFDAGFYCTSPSIGASSITLTAPKCAVTVPQNDGKISLSIAIAPYDKYRTKTGTGAWSGDTTYATATAIGSTFPKDLVTGISNAGATYTIRFYNGECCYKDTTITIAPVACCVLPVASATPKIQTICVGGIASAFTATPSTGVEYKWYGPLTSTSGSLGTAISGATNATFTPTGTALTTSGTKYYAVVVNTTGDVTCADTAFVQLDVSKITVPAVTALCHANGTPEDGTDDYMTFSIHVSTEPMSTNKFTVTATQGGNPLVITLSNGSAATAINCGLNTPLRTPAGSAGKGSVTLTITDNVTGCSTTVVVTDPGTCAVTCVQGTPSTVTYEYGTQVDITELNSLPIIIPKFDEQGGTRVLTSVKLEYLVGGKTAFIFENRAAQSQSFNAKASSEATLTLDGTGIATNMLEMAVPQTTLPGGILVPGTGNWAGDSIPSPVPTPTTLGRMESWVSDYLTVFKDPRVDARWVTNATGDATDDDDMYINPMIADSASGTFTYNTALALAPFIGTGNVPLEVSTLSGLSLTGGGGNLRALQRTRAYASAKVTYTFECILCTKPVAFATPKTQTICAGGAATAYTATPSTGVEYKWYGPLADTTSNLGTAVSGATSATFTPSGAVLTTAGTKYFAVVVNTAGDANCADTVFVQLVVNAKPVIADGSATICAGESVDLTSKITNYDTYLSPVWTVGTANGTVVTTPASVKPTGTTTYVLVAQNAAGCKDTANVVVTVNVKPNAGKDTTLVCVNATTNTLATSITLSPSPSGGSWSQLGTTPTTATISGNDVTGMTVAGTYQFIYTSVAGCKDTIAVTVAPCPVCVKPNAGADAASVCQPTKTAKLTAVTSGGTWAPIGSPANPSAATIDVSGNISGLNAAGTYRFVYSITGGGQTCTDTAQVIVLAKPVIADGSATICAGESVDLTSKITNYDTYLSPVWTVGTANGTVVTMPASVKPTGTTTYVLVTQNAAGCKDTANVVVTVNIKPNAGKDTTLACVNAATNTLATSYTLVPSPAGGSWSQLGTTPTTATITGNNVTGMTIAGTYQFIYTTSAGCKDTVAVTVAPCAGCVKPNAGADAANVCQPTSTAKLTAVTTGGTWAPIVSPANPSAATIDASGNISGLNAAGTYKFVYSVTSGGQTCTDTAQVTVLAKPVIADGSATICAGESVDLTSKITNYDTYLSPVWTVGTANGTAVATPSSVKPTGTTTYVLVAQNAAGCKDTANVVVTVNAKPSAGKDTTLVCSNGNVPSSVQLSATPTGGTWSALTGNPTGATISSSGLVSITNATAQGKSFDFVYSVNGCQDTVKVIVPTCPAPCVATSVTLTDAPVCSADVQTYSITFSVTNKLGVVKVNKGTLSGNNPYTVTGIPSGASVIITDSLSAICKSDTTIVGPNCNCNPPVPVLLAPSLTACIGDTFPTLKATVVGLSTVEWFSQQTGGTVLSTGLNYKPSGTVTANTVFYAQARSTDPTCPTAVSTSRVPATINAQSCIDTIDLALKKSINTKIARVGDVLTYTIKVWNEWNKNATGVEVTDSIATTVQFVSGSFVVSRGSATISGNVIKWNIGNIAAAGDTVTLRYQVRATQAGIHLNTAEISKTNEKDKDSTPGNGKGGEDDIDQECFTVPFELCAGQKLEVGVPANLTNVQWFKNGGTTSVATGNVVLFSEVGVYTFTATNQTCPANGCCPVIIEAGANCCPVDLCIPYTVKKVKK; from the coding sequence ATGAAAACTCAAAAACTTTATTTGCCTGTCATTGGATACATTGTGTTGCTTTTGCAATGTACGGTCAATTATTTAGTACGTGCCCAAACGCCCGTTGTGGGAGTTCCATGCTATGTCAATGGTAGCCACACAAACGCAAATAATAGCACCCAAGATGCTTTTGTTGGTGTGTATTACAATGCAGGGCAGGGGAGTAATAGTTTATCTTCGGGGGCTTCTGCAGTTAGCCATTTGGCAAATTTCGGCCAAATTGGTGCTACTTGGGGGACAGCATTCGACGTTCGGATTAATTCATTTTATGCTGCCGCCGCTTTAAAAAGGCATTCGGGCTATGGGCCAAATGGCTCTGGGGCTATCTATGTCATTCCTGCATCAAGTAGCACTCCCACGGCAAGTTTATTAATTGACCTGAATGGAAAAACAGGCCAGTTGCCCAACGGTAGTTCGGTGACTATCAACACGGGTGCTAGCAATGACCATGGGACGCTAGGGGCATTCAGTGATCCAAATGCGGACAACCCAGCCTATGCTTTGGCTGGTAAATCTGGTTTAGGGGATATGGACATTAGCCCGACTCGTAATACTTTATGGGTTGTTAATTTAAGAGACCGTCAATTAATAGAAGTTAACATTAGCAACTCTAGTAATCCAACAGTTGGAAAGGTATATCCTATCAATGCAACATCAACGGGAGTTACCCCTACTGATGGTGAGTTGCGTCCTTGGGGGCTAGAGGTAACAAGCGATGGCTCAGTGTATTTAGGGGTGGTAGCTTCCGCTGAAAACGTGACACCCGCTGCACCAACAACCTCAGGTCCTATTGATCTTTCTTCAACAACAAATCGTGAAAGTGTGAGTAACCGAGCCAAACTAAAAGGCTACGTTTTTAAACTAGATAAAACCACTGGGAATTTTACCCAAGTGGTCGCAATTGACTTGAATTACGCACGCGGAAATCCTGGCGTGGGGAATAATAATACCGCAGAGTGGGTACCTTGGTACGATGATTATACCAATGGTATTCCAAACATTGGAGATGGGTATTTCCAATTATACCCACAGCCATTGATAGCTGATTTGGAGATTTTAGACGATGGCTCGATGCTCATCTCCCTGATGGACAGACATGGATTGCAAACGGGGTCGGAAGGTAATACCCAACCTGGGACATCCAATACCGACGAACGGGTACGTGCCAGCGGCGACGTCGTCAGGGTGTTATCATCGGGGGGAGGGAGTTGGAGTAGCACCATTAGCAATTATTATGGTGATGCCATGTCAAACCTCGAAAACGAAGCAGCCCTTGGAGGTATTGCTTATAAAAGTGGTTCAAATGAGTTTATCGGAGTAACTGTGGATCCTGTTGCGTCAAACAGCAATGGACTAACAGTAATGAGCCTGGCAGGAACCATGATTGATAACCAAGATTTGGTTTCCTACAATGGAGGCGCGGGAGTTGGCGCTAACCCACTTTTGGGTTCAAAAGGATTGGCTTTAGGGGATGTCGAAATTGGGAATGTTGGAGACCCAGAGCCCTGCGTAGTACCCAGTACCATCGGCGCAGCTGTCTCAGCTCCGAGTTGCAGCGGAGCTACTGCCGACAATAATGGTGCTATTGTTCTTAATAGTATAAACAATGCCGACCGATATGGTATCAGTACGGGGGCAACATATTCGGGGCCAACTTATTCGACAGCAACGGCAATTGTTTCGTTTCCTTCAACCTTACAAAATAACATTCCCAATACAGGAGGAACTTACACGATTCGATTTTTCAACGGGGCCGATAACTGTACCAAAGATACAACCATCACAGTAGCGGCAGTAACCTGTACTGCCACTTGCTCTATTACCGTCAAGCCGATGGTTTCGGGTTGTTACCAAAACAATGGCAGCAAGGCCACGGTCAGCGTTGAAGTAGCATGGCAAAACGCACCAGCGGGCGAAACCATCACGGTAACGGGGCCAGCGGGGAGTGTGCCTGCGACTAGAACAATTACACCTGGGTCAATCAGTGTCAATTATGGTTTTGGGGCAACTGGCTCTCAAACTATTGTTTCACCCCAAGTGATTGCTTTTGAAATTCCTGCCAATGGCGCAAGTGGGTTATCGGTAAGTGCCAATTTTTCAACAACGACTTCCTGCTCGGTTACTAGCACCACCTTCAGTGCACCAGCTGCTTGCGAACCGTTGGTTTGTGGGGCTAACCAAACGGGAGGTTCGGTGTTTTTTGATTACAATGCCGATGGGATAAAACAAACGGGTGAAACCCAAGGGCTGGAAGGAGTAACCGTGAAAGCCTTTGATTGTAATGGGGCGCTGGTAAGTACAACCACCACCGATTTCAACGGTAAGTATGTATTTACAGGGCTGGCTGCAGGAAGTTATCCAATTCGGGTCGAGTTTAGCAATTTACCCTCTATTTATGGCAACGGAACGGTCAATGGAGCCGATGGACGGACAACCGTACAATTTGTTACCGCAGCCGACTGCAACGTGGATTTAGGAGTGTTAGATCCCAACGATTATTGCCAAACGAACCCCCTTGTTTTTGTGCCTTGCTTTGTCAACGGTGATCCCTTGGCGGGCGGAGATGCTGGAACGATGGATGCGACTGTTATGTTTGATTATGCCAATACAGGACTTCCCAATCAAACTGGTGGTGGATACGTAGCGCCATCGCACATTGCCAACGCCGTTCAAGTAGGTACTTTATGGGGAACGGCTTACAACCGTTTTACCAAACGAATATTCCAATCGGCCATCTTGAAACGACATGCGGGACTTGGTCCTGACGGAATTGCGGCGATTTATGTAACCGATTTGACAAACCCAGCTTCGCCAGTGGTGAGTAGTTTTATCAATGTGAAAAACGATTTGAACATTGATGTCGAAGACGCTGGAAGCCCCGTGCTTTCAAACGCCGCCCGACTTCTTCCTGCCAATCGTGCAGATGCGTCTAATGATCCTTCCGTAATCTCGCAAATTGGAAAAGTAGGAATTGGGGACATTGATTTGAGCGAAGATGGTAATATGTTTTGGTTTGTCAATGTGTATGACAAGAAGCTCTATTCAGTCAATATTTCTGCCTACAATGCAGACGGTACGACAAAACCAACAGCAGCCGATGCTATTGGCTATACGATTCCTAATCCTGGCTGTGTAGCTGGGGTAGCGCGCCCGTTTGGGTTGAAAATTGTGGATGGAAATGCCTATGTGGGCGTTGTTTGTGATGGAAGTATTTCTCAGAACAAATCAGATCTACGGGCTTACGTATATAAATTGACGGGCTCAACTTGGTCAACTGTGTTTGATTTTCCTTTGACTTACCCCAAAGGCCCAGCGGATACGCATCCCTCTGTGCGAGCTGTAACAGGTTGGTTTCCTTGGACGGATGATTGGAGTACTTACATTGCTACCCTAAGAGACATGGGTGGGAATATCTATAGCTGGACGTACCCCATGCCTATGTTGACCGATATAGAGTTTGACATTGATGGGTCAATGATTTTGGGTTTTGGCGACCGCGCAGGATTAATCGGCGGAAGTGTCAACTATGCCCCAACGGGGAACTCACCGCTGTATTCTACGACGTCGGGAGGAGACTTTTTACGGGCTTATTATTCCAATGGAACATATATTTTAGAAAATGCAGCAAAAGCGGGGCCAACCACGGGGTCAAACCCAACCAATGACCAAGGGCCAGGTTTTGGGGAATTTTATGATGAAAACCTTACTTGGTCTTACAATGGTGGTAACATAGAGTTGGCCCATGCCGAAACTGCCTTAGGAGCGCTTGCTTTACGCCCAGGTTCGGGCGAAATCGTGACAACCGCGATGGATCCCGTGGGAGGTTATAATGTGCCAGCGGACTGGTCGTCCAACCCATTTGATGCAGGGGGAGTTATTAAAGCAAACAACCAAACGGGAGCTAAAAATGGAGGCTATGTGGTGTACCAAGGCATACGTAATAAAGGACTATTTGGGAAATCAACGGGCTTAGGAGATATTGAACTAGGATGTTCTATTCCAACCTACCTCGAACTAGGTAACTACGTGTGGAACGATGCCAACAAAAACGGGGTACAAGACCCTTGTGAAAAAGCGCTGAAAGACATCAACGTAACGCTCTACAAAGGCACGACCAAAATCGCCACGACCAAGACGGGTACCAACGGCGAATATTATTTTTCATCAAAATCAACCCTGACTACGGGAACTTGGGAAGGCACAGGTGCTGATACCACACTTCTACCAAACACAGCTTATAAGTTGGTTTTTGGGGAAGGCCAATTAGTTGCAGGAAAACTAACAGTGGCGGGTTTGGGTCAATTTGACGTAACGCTCAAAGATGCCACGGCCAGCAACGGCAACGACCAAAACGACAGCGATGCGGAGGTAATCAGTGGCGCTTTTTGTATTAATCTTACCACTGGAAATGCAGGAAGTGTCAATCATACTTTTGATGCAGGATTTTATTGTACAAGTCCTTCGATTGGCGCTAGTTCAATCACCTTGACAGCTCCCAAATGTGCGGTTACAGTTCCTCAAAACGATGGAAAAATCAGTTTGAGCATTGCGATAGCTCCTTATGATAAATATAGGACAAAAACGGGAACGGGTGCATGGAGTGGCGATACGACTTACGCCACAGCCACGGCGATTGGTAGCACTTTCCCCAAAGACTTGGTGACAGGCATTAGTAACGCGGGCGCAACATACACGATTCGTTTCTATAACGGCGAATGTTGCTACAAAGACACGACGATAACTATTGCACCAGTGGCTTGTTGTGTTTTGCCCGTAGCCTCAGCGACTCCAAAAATACAAACGATCTGCGTAGGTGGTATTGCTTCAGCCTTCACGGCTACGCCAAGTACGGGCGTAGAATACAAATGGTACGGCCCATTGACAAGCACTTCGGGTAGTTTAGGAACGGCCATTAGTGGTGCTACCAATGCGACGTTTACGCCAACGGGTACAGCATTAACTACCTCAGGAACAAAATATTATGCGGTAGTGGTGAATACGACGGGCGATGTGACTTGTGCAGATACGGCTTTTGTTCAATTGGATGTGAGCAAAATCACGGTTCCCGCAGTGACAGCTCTTTGCCATGCCAACGGTACGCCCGAAGATGGTACAGATGATTACATGACGTTTAGCATCCATGTGTCCACTGAGCCCATGAGCACCAATAAATTTACGGTAACGGCCACGCAAGGCGGGAATCCATTAGTTATAACGTTGTCAAACGGCAGCGCGGCGACAGCAATTAATTGCGGACTGAATACCCCATTACGTACGCCAGCAGGAAGCGCGGGCAAAGGTAGCGTGACCTTAACGATAACGGATAACGTAACGGGCTGCTCGACGACTGTAGTTGTGACCGACCCAGGAACTTGTGCTGTAACTTGCGTGCAAGGAACGCCTAGTACAGTGACGTATGAGTATGGTACCCAAGTGGACATCACAGAGCTAAACTCATTGCCGATTATTATACCAAAGTTTGATGAACAAGGCGGTACGCGGGTGCTAACATCGGTGAAATTAGAATATTTAGTGGGTGGCAAAACGGCCTTTATATTTGAGAATAGGGCAGCCCAATCGCAGTCGTTCAATGCCAAAGCAAGTTCTGAGGCGACGCTTACGTTGGACGGAACAGGCATCGCGACGAATATGTTAGAGATGGCAGTTCCTCAAACGACGTTGCCAGGAGGTATTTTGGTACCAGGGACGGGTAATTGGGCGGGAGATAGTATTCCATCGCCAGTACCCACACCGACAACCTTGGGTCGCATGGAGTCGTGGGTAAGTGATTATTTGACGGTCTTCAAAGACCCTCGGGTGGATGCGCGTTGGGTGACGAATGCGACGGGCGATGCGACGGATGACGATGACATGTATATCAACCCGATGATAGCGGATTCGGCGAGTGGAACGTTTACGTATAATACAGCATTGGCGCTGGCTCCCTTTATTGGGACGGGCAATGTGCCTTTAGAAGTGAGTACGTTATCTGGCCTTAGTTTGACAGGCGGTGGAGGCAACTTGCGTGCTTTACAACGGACGCGGGCGTATGCGAGTGCTAAAGTAACTTATACATTTGAGTGTATCTTGTGTACCAAACCAGTGGCCTTTGCTACGCCGAAAACACAGACGATATGTGCAGGCGGCGCAGCAACAGCCTACACAGCCACGCCAAGCACAGGGGTAGAATACAAATGGTACGGCCCATTGGCAGACACGACGAGCAACCTGGGCACAGCAGTGAGTGGCGCGACGAGTGCAACCTTCACACCGAGCGGCGCAGTATTAACCACGGCAGGAACGAAATATTTTGCAGTGGTAGTAAATACGGCGGGTGATGCGAATTGTGCGGATACGGTATTTGTACAATTGGTAGTGAACGCCAAGCCAGTAATTGCTGATGGAAGTGCCACGATATGCGCAGGTGAGTCGGTGGATTTGACGTCGAAGATTACGAATTATGATACTTATTTGAGTCCAGTGTGGACAGTGGGCACGGCGAATGGCACGGTAGTGACAACGCCAGCCTCAGTAAAACCAACGGGTACGACTACCTATGTATTGGTTGCTCAAAACGCGGCTGGTTGTAAAGACACGGCGAATGTGGTAGTGACGGTGAATGTCAAACCAAATGCAGGCAAAGACACGACCTTGGTGTGTGTGAATGCGACGACCAATACGCTAGCGACGAGTATCACGCTGAGTCCAAGCCCATCGGGAGGAAGCTGGTCACAATTGGGCACGACTCCAACGACGGCGACGATTTCTGGTAACGACGTAACAGGCATGACGGTAGCAGGCACATATCAGTTCATTTATACTTCGGTAGCAGGTTGCAAAGACACGATTGCGGTGACGGTAGCACCGTGCCCAGTTTGCGTAAAACCAAATGCGGGTGCTGACGCAGCGTCTGTATGTCAACCAACGAAAACGGCGAAGTTAACGGCGGTAACGTCGGGCGGCACATGGGCACCGATTGGTAGTCCAGCCAACCCGTCAGCAGCAACGATAGATGTCAGTGGTAATATCAGTGGTTTGAACGCGGCGGGTACTTACCGATTTGTGTACTCAATTACGGGTGGTGGCCAAACGTGTACGGACACGGCGCAGGTAATAGTTTTGGCCAAGCCAGTAATTGCTGATGGAAGTGCCACGATATGCGCAGGTGAGTCGGTTGATTTGACGTCGAAGATTACGAATTATGATACTTATTTGAGTCCAGTGTGGACAGTGGGCACGGCGAATGGCACGGTAGTGACAATGCCAGCCTCAGTAAAACCAACGGGAACAACGACATACGTATTGGTTACTCAAAACGCGGCTGGTTGTAAAGACACGGCGAATGTGGTCGTGACGGTGAATATTAAACCGAATGCAGGCAAAGACACGACCTTGGCGTGTGTGAATGCGGCGACAAATACTTTGGCAACAAGTTATACGCTAGTACCGAGTCCCGCGGGAGGCAGTTGGTCACAATTAGGTACAACGCCAACGACGGCGACGATTACGGGTAACAACGTGACGGGTATGACTATCGCAGGAACGTATCAGTTCATTTACACGACGTCAGCAGGTTGCAAAGACACGGTCGCGGTGACGGTAGCGCCATGCGCAGGTTGCGTGAAACCAAATGCAGGTGCTGATGCGGCGAATGTATGCCAACCGACGAGTACGGCGAAGTTAACGGCAGTGACGACAGGTGGCACATGGGCACCGATTGTCAGCCCCGCCAACCCGTCAGCAGCAACGATAGATGCCAGTGGTAACATCAGTGGTTTGAATGCAGCGGGCACGTATAAGTTTGTCTATTCGGTAACGAGCGGTGGTCAAACGTGTACGGACACGGCGCAAGTGACTGTACTTGCCAAGCCAGTGATTGCCGACGGTTCTGCGACGATTTGCGCAGGTGAGTCGGTGGATTTGACGTCGAAGATTACGAATTACGATACTTATTTGAGTCCAGTATGGACAGTAGGAACAGCAAATGGCACGGCCGTAGCAACGCCAAGTTCAGTGAAACCAACTGGCACAACGACGTATGTGTTGGTCGCTCAAAATGCAGCTGGTTGCAAAGACACAGCGAATGTAGTAGTGACGGTGAATGCCAAACCAAGCGCAGGTAAAGACACGACCTTGGTTTGTTCAAACGGCAATGTACCATCAAGTGTACAATTATCAGCGACGCCGACGGGAGGAACTTGGTCAGCTTTGACGGGCAATCCAACGGGAGCGACCATAAGCAGTTCAGGTTTAGTAAGTATCACCAACGCTACTGCCCAAGGCAAGTCGTTTGACTTTGTGTATTCGGTAAATGGTTGTCAAGATACGGTGAAAGTAATTGTACCTACTTGCCCAGCCCCTTGTGTGGCAACCAGCGTAACTTTGACGGACGCTCCCGTTTGTTCGGCGGATGTACAAACGTACAGCATTACGTTTAGTGTAACCAACAAATTGGGCGTTGTAAAAGTGAACAAAGGCACATTGAGCGGGAACAATCCTTACACGGTCACAGGTATCCCGTCGGGAGCGAGTGTGATCATTACGGACAGCCTGAGTGCGATTTGTAAGTCAGATACGACGATTGTTGGGCCTAACTGTAACTGTAATCCACCAGTTCCAGTGTTGTTAGCCCCAAGTTTGACGGCTTGTATCGGGGATACTTTCCCAACCTTAAAAGCAACGGTGGTGGGACTCTCCACAGTAGAATGGTTTAGCCAACAAACGGGCGGAACGGTATTATCAACAGGATTAAATTACAAGCCAAGTGGCACAGTAACGGCGAATACGGTTTTCTACGCCCAAGCGCGCAGTACTGACCCGACCTGTCCAACGGCTGTAAGTACGAGCCGCGTACCAGCGACAATCAATGCGCAAAGCTGTATCGATACGATTGACTTGGCGTTGAAGAAGTCAATTAATACAAAAATCGCGCGGGTTGGTGATGTGCTGACTTACACGATTAAAGTATGGAACGAGTGGAACAAGAACGCGACGGGTGTAGAAGTAACAGACAGCATCGCTACGACGGTTCAATTTGTGAGCGGCAGCTTTGTGGTAAGTCGTGGTAGTGCGACAATCAGCGGCAACGTGATTAAGTGGAACATTGGTAACATCGCGGCCGCAGGCGATACGGTAACGTTACGCTACCAAGTGCGAGCGACGCAGGCGGGAATTCATTTGAACACGGCTGAAATCAGCAAGACCAATGAGAAAGACAAAGACAGCACGCCAGGCAACGGCAAAGGTGGTGAAGATGACATTGACCAAGAATGTTTCACAGTACCGTTTGAGTTGTGCGCTGGTCAGAAGTTAGAAGTAGGAGTTCCTGCCAATTTGACGAATGTACAATGGTTCAAGAACGGCGGCACGACGTCGGTCGCGACGGGTAACGTGGTGTTGTTCTCAGAAGTGGGAGTCTATACTTTCACAGCGACGAACCAGACGTGCCCAGCCAACGGTTGTTGTCCAGTCATCATCGAAGCGGGTGCAAATTGTTGTCCTGTGGACTTGTGTATTCCTTACACGGTGAAGAAAGTGAAGAAGTAA